A single Defluviitalea saccharophila DNA region contains:
- a CDS encoding TRAP transporter small permease codes for MKKAYYYFSKVEEFLACLLLISVVTLVFASALFRTAGYPLNWASDIAQLLFAWSIFFGVDLSMREKSLIKVDMLLQKLPVKARKYLQIIWQIVIIVFLISLIVYGIPLCINSIDRKFSNMNLSYSWATASVPVGSILLTITSVVNLVKMFKSEDGTYAAEGGKDLC; via the coding sequence ATGAAAAAAGCTTATTACTACTTTTCTAAAGTAGAGGAATTTTTAGCTTGCTTATTGCTTATATCAGTTGTAACACTGGTATTTGCATCAGCTCTTTTCAGAACGGCAGGATATCCGTTAAACTGGGCTAGTGACATTGCACAACTCTTATTTGCCTGGTCTATTTTCTTCGGCGTAGATTTGTCGATGCGTGAAAAGAGTTTAATTAAAGTTGATATGTTACTTCAAAAGTTACCTGTTAAAGCAAGAAAGTACTTACAGATTATATGGCAAATTGTTATAATCGTTTTTCTAATTTCATTAATTGTTTATGGAATTCCGTTGTGTATTAACAGTATCGACAGAAAATTTTCTAATATGAATTTAAGTTATTCCTGGGCAACTGCCAGTGTTCCAGTAGGAAGTATCTTACTAACCATTACATCCGTGGTGAATTTAGTTAAAATGTTTAAGTCAGAAGATGGAACATATGCCGCCGAAGGAGGTAAAGATCTATGTTAA
- a CDS encoding C4-dicarboxylate TRAP transporter substrate-binding protein, with translation MKKFLSILLIAMMSVSVLAGCNAGSSTGDSSNKSNDKVYTLKMSTQLNEGSPFVEGFKAWAEAVKERTDGKLLIEVYPSAALGSDEDVIEQALEGVNVAVLTDGGRMANYVSDIGIINAAYIGDNYEEMVKITESDTFNGWVEELSTQHGIEVLNFGWYDGPRHFLTNKPIKSPADLANLLIRTPGADVWSKSIAALGATPAALGWNDVYNGVQTKVIDGAEGQTSASYPARLYEVLKYMNKTGHIQLMNGIIVGEKWFSTLPEEYQTILKEECAKAAAEASKVVMEKATEYEAEMAKNGMTIIEANEIDIEAFKKAAEKAYEDLGYVELRQKIYEEIGK, from the coding sequence ATGAAAAAGTTTTTATCAATTTTATTAATTGCAATGATGTCAGTATCAGTATTAGCAGGTTGTAATGCAGGAAGTTCAACTGGGGATTCTTCTAATAAGAGCAATGATAAGGTTTACACTCTGAAGATGTCTACACAGCTCAATGAAGGAAGCCCTTTTGTTGAAGGATTTAAGGCATGGGCGGAAGCTGTTAAAGAAAGAACAGATGGTAAATTACTTATAGAAGTTTATCCAAGTGCGGCATTAGGTAGCGATGAAGACGTTATTGAACAAGCATTAGAAGGTGTTAATGTTGCTGTATTAACGGATGGTGGTCGTATGGCTAACTATGTATCTGATATTGGTATCATTAATGCAGCTTATATTGGTGACAACTATGAAGAAATGGTTAAAATTACAGAATCCGATACCTTTAATGGATGGGTAGAAGAGTTATCTACTCAACACGGAATTGAAGTTTTGAATTTTGGTTGGTATGATGGACCACGTCATTTCTTGACCAACAAACCTATTAAATCTCCAGCAGATTTAGCAAATTTGTTGATTAGAACTCCAGGAGCTGATGTTTGGTCTAAATCAATTGCAGCATTAGGTGCAACACCTGCAGCTCTTGGTTGGAATGATGTATATAATGGTGTGCAAACCAAAGTAATTGATGGTGCAGAAGGACAAACATCTGCTTCTTATCCTGCAAGACTTTATGAAGTTTTAAAGTATATGAACAAAACTGGACATATTCAATTGATGAATGGTATTATTGTTGGAGAAAAATGGTTTAGTACACTTCCAGAAGAATATCAAACAATTTTAAAGGAAGAATGTGCAAAGGCAGCAGCAGAAGCATCTAAAGTAGTTATGGAAAAGGCAACAGAATATGAAGCTGAAATGGCTAAGAATGGTATGACAATTATAGAAGCGAATGAAATTGATATAGAAGCATTCAAAAAAGCAGCAGAAAAAGCATATGAAGATCTTGGCTATGTTGAGTTAAGACAAAAAATTTACGAAGAGATTGGAAAATAA
- the uxuA gene encoding mannonate dehydratase — protein MKMILRWFPGGNDSVTLEQIRQIPGVSGVAACLIDIPVGDVWPLERLEAMKKEINDAGLEVEVIESVNIHEDIKKGLPTRDQYIENYIKTLENLSKIGIKCLCYNFMPVLDWARSELALPLEDGSYAMAYRHEKVLEMNPNNMADVMQSQSLGYALPGWEPERLSVMQKDIEFYQSMSTETYWENMKYFLDAVIPYAEKFDIKMAIHPDDPPWPLYGLPKVISTAENIRKFLSLNDSPYNGLTLCTGSLGANLNNDIPAICREFSSQGRVHFAHIRNIKHISEKDFNETAHLSECGDLDLFEITKAFHDTDFNGYIRPDHGRMIWGEKARPGYGLYDRALGANYILGLWEAITKMKEGK, from the coding sequence ATGAAAATGATCCTACGCTGGTTTCCAGGGGGAAACGATAGTGTCACTCTGGAGCAAATCAGGCAAATACCTGGCGTATCTGGTGTGGCCGCTTGTCTGATTGATATTCCCGTTGGGGATGTCTGGCCTTTAGAGCGATTGGAAGCTATGAAAAAGGAAATTAATGATGCTGGTTTAGAAGTAGAAGTAATTGAAAGCGTTAACATTCATGAAGATATAAAAAAAGGATTGCCTACTAGAGATCAATATATTGAAAATTATATAAAAACCCTCGAAAACTTGTCCAAAATAGGCATCAAATGTCTTTGCTATAACTTTATGCCCGTACTTGACTGGGCACGAAGTGAATTAGCTTTACCCTTAGAGGATGGTTCTTATGCAATGGCATATCGCCATGAAAAAGTTTTAGAAATGAATCCTAATAATATGGCTGATGTAATGCAAAGTCAATCTTTAGGTTATGCTCTTCCCGGCTGGGAACCTGAACGTCTTAGTGTTATGCAGAAAGATATTGAGTTCTATCAATCGATGTCTACAGAAACCTACTGGGAAAATATGAAATACTTTTTAGATGCGGTTATTCCTTATGCAGAAAAATTTGACATCAAAATGGCTATTCATCCGGATGATCCACCATGGCCACTTTATGGATTACCAAAAGTAATATCTACTGCTGAAAATATTAGAAAGTTTTTATCTTTAAATGATAGCCCATATAATGGCCTGACTTTATGTACTGGTTCTCTTGGAGCTAACTTAAATAATGATATCCCTGCAATCTGTCGTGAATTTTCTTCTCAGGGCAGAGTCCATTTTGCTCATATTCGTAATATTAAACATATCTCTGAAAAAGATTTTAATGAAACAGCTCATTTAAGCGAATGTGGGGATTTAGATTTATTTGAAATTACAAAAGCATTTCATGATACTGATTTTAATGGATATATCCGACCAGATCATGGAAGAATGATATGGGGAGAGAAAGCAAGACCCGGATATGGATTATATGACAGAGCATTAGGTGCAAACTATATTTTAGGTCTTTGGGAAGCTATCACTAAAATGAAGGAAGGTAAATAG
- a CDS encoding mannitol dehydrogenase family protein, whose amino-acid sequence MKLSIESIKSEKASWKLADVTLPAFDLEALISNTKANPTWVHFGAGNIFRGFIAKLQHDLLCSGKVDTGIVAVDTFDYDIIDKIYKDYDNLTLLVLMKADGTLEKSIVASVTESLKGDCKDTSSMNRLKEIFCNPKLQMASFTITEKGYALTSIDGNYFPVVEEDIANGPKNAKHAMSLVASLLYERYLSTKAPIALVSMDNCSHNGDKLKASIITISKEWQNKGFVDEEFITYLEDDSKVSFPWSMIDKITPRPSEFVQKHLEERGIENMAPVITSKNTFIAPFVNAEVSQYLVIEDKFPNGRPPLELAGVYFADRDTVNNTERMKVTTCLNPLHTALAVYGCLLGYTSIASEMKDPQLKNLVEKIGYNEGMPVVVDPKIINPIDFIKEVINERLPNPFIPDAPQRIATDTSQKIAIRFGETIKSYALREDLNPADLTYIPLALAGWCRYLMAIDDEGNPMELSSDPMLPELTSALKGIEFGDPSSYKGELKTILSNPVLFGINLYEVGLGDKVENLFLELISGKGAVRKTLIKYLD is encoded by the coding sequence ATGAAACTGTCTATCGAAAGTATAAAAAGCGAGAAAGCTTCATGGAAATTAGCTGATGTAACTCTTCCTGCTTTTGATCTTGAAGCTCTAATTTCTAATACCAAAGCAAATCCTACCTGGGTCCACTTTGGCGCAGGCAATATTTTCAGAGGCTTTATTGCTAAATTACAACATGACTTGCTTTGCTCCGGCAAAGTTGACACGGGAATTGTAGCTGTAGATACTTTTGACTATGATATTATTGATAAAATTTATAAAGACTATGACAACTTAACTCTATTAGTACTAATGAAAGCTGATGGTACTTTAGAAAAAAGTATTGTTGCTTCTGTTACAGAATCCTTAAAAGGAGACTGTAAAGATACTTCCTCTATGAATCGTTTAAAAGAAATTTTTTGTAACCCTAAACTTCAAATGGCTAGCTTTACTATTACAGAAAAAGGTTATGCCCTAACAAGTATTGACGGCAACTATTTTCCTGTAGTTGAAGAAGATATTGCAAATGGTCCAAAAAATGCTAAACATGCTATGAGTCTCGTAGCATCTCTTTTATATGAAAGATATCTGTCAACCAAAGCCCCAATTGCTTTAGTAAGTATGGATAATTGTTCCCACAACGGAGATAAACTAAAAGCATCAATAATTACAATCTCTAAAGAATGGCAAAACAAAGGATTTGTAGATGAAGAGTTTATTACTTATTTAGAAGATGATTCGAAGGTTTCTTTTCCGTGGTCAATGATCGATAAAATTACCCCTCGTCCTTCAGAATTCGTTCAAAAGCATCTTGAAGAACGTGGTATTGAAAATATGGCGCCTGTTATAACCTCTAAAAATACTTTCATCGCACCATTTGTAAATGCAGAAGTAAGTCAGTATTTAGTTATAGAAGATAAATTCCCTAATGGTCGCCCTCCTTTAGAATTAGCAGGAGTTTATTTTGCAGACAGAGATACTGTTAATAATACAGAACGTATGAAGGTTACTACATGTTTAAATCCTCTTCACACAGCTTTAGCAGTTTATGGCTGTCTTCTTGGATATACCTCCATTGCTTCTGAAATGAAAGACCCTCAATTAAAGAATTTGGTTGAAAAAATCGGTTATAATGAGGGAATGCCTGTTGTAGTGGATCCTAAGATAATAAATCCAATTGATTTTATTAAAGAAGTTATTAACGAAAGACTTCCAAATCCATTTATTCCAGACGCACCTCAACGAATTGCAACGGATACTTCACAAAAAATTGCCATTCGGTTTGGTGAAACAATTAAGTCTTATGCACTAAGAGAGGACCTAAACCCTGCAGATTTAACTTATATTCCCCTGGCTTTGGCTGGATGGTGCCGTTATCTTATGGCTATTGATGATGAAGGCAATCCAATGGAACTTAGCAGTGACCCTATGCTCCCAGAATTAACCTCCGCACTAAAAGGCATAGAATTTGGAGATCCTTCCAGTTACAAAGGAGAATTAAAAACAATATTAAGCAATCCAGTGTTATTTGGTATAAATCTATACGAAGTTGGATTAGGAGATAAGGTCGAAAACTTATTCTTAGAATTAATCTCTGGCAAAGGTGCTGTGCGCAAAACTTTAATTAAATATTTAGATTAA
- a CDS encoding S8 family peptidase: protein MPQDDKIDNSLELILNMDEEERKKIPTLQGALDEETNRWEVIVKYHGDLNEVGKQLGAEVEILTEGYGIITLEESKIPQLTEFTQIEFIERPKRLGIALDNSLREACITSIQRPPYNLSGQGVLLGIIDSGIDYNHPDFRNEDGSSRILYIWDQTLEGQPPEGFARGVEFTKEDIDEALALPTSMERIARVPHVDQIGHGTHVAGIAGGNGRASGGTYVGAAPEAEYIIVKLGRTGIESFPRTTELMRALKYVIEKAEELERPIAINISFGTNEGPHDGNSIVEAYMDEMANRWKTNIIVATGNEGDTGHHVGGTLREGEEKTIQFTVDQGTGGLSLTLWKSFVDTMEFSLTAPNGESTGRISAKEGIQRSTLGNTDILAYFGGPSPLNGDEEIFIALTPKNQFIDSGIWQLNLYGVDIVEGIYDIWLPITEEIGRETAFVEPTLEHTQTIPSTAERMITVGAYNGTTNQIAPFSGRGYTRRNRFIKPDIVAPGVNIMAPVPGGGYDSLSGTSMAAPHVTGAAALLMEWGIVKGNDPFLYGERLKSYLTRGAQRNRPFLNYPDSSWGYGTLCLANAFEGLNRGDVGNMEKEEPNQEIDYLRQEENVPVMNSEAIKSEEYLDYIVEYNGDVVEAALRNGAAHVTIINENYAIIQIPKGREAAFFEETEEIVQYSMPLLFGHYAREALETSDILVFHNYPYGELRGNGVLIGIIDSGIDYTHPAFLYEDNTTRILRIWDQTIDGNPPQGFHYGTEFTEEEINSALNSENPRAVVPHVDEVGHGTFLAGVAAGYDRSGGDYIGAAPDAQLLVVKLKPAKQYLRDYNLIGDPATSVYQSNDVVLALKYVVETARELGKPVAVVLGIGSNEGAHDGTAFTEEYMEELGGRRGVVMLTSAGNEGNTAHHTSGNLANGQLEDIEIKVGEGETGFTLNIWNNAPDRMSISMTSPTGEYIERIPSRFGEQEKINFTLERTKVWVDYIYPEPRTGDQLTRIRFEDPTPGNWIITLHGDFIVDGSYHAWLPREGWVDKETFFLRPVPQTTVTVPGTGEGTITVGAYNHVDNSLYSASGRGPTRDDERKPDLVAPGVNVEGPLPGGRYGQMTGTSVAAALTAGAAALILEWGIIKGNDPTLTTRKVRTYLIRGAKRRTPIRYPDNSWGYGELNLLNAFQFLRDTK, encoded by the coding sequence ATGCCCCAGGATGATAAAATAGATAATAGTTTGGAATTAATACTCAATATGGATGAAGAAGAACGAAAAAAGATACCAACTCTTCAGGGTGCTTTGGATGAGGAAACGAACCGTTGGGAAGTGATTGTAAAATATCATGGAGACTTAAATGAAGTCGGGAAGCAGCTTGGTGCAGAGGTGGAAATCTTAACTGAAGGGTACGGCATTATTACTTTAGAGGAATCCAAGATTCCACAGCTTACAGAATTTACTCAGATAGAATTTATTGAGAGACCTAAAAGACTTGGCATTGCTCTTGATAACAGTCTTCGAGAGGCTTGTATTACCAGTATTCAAAGACCTCCCTATAATTTGAGCGGACAAGGAGTATTACTTGGCATCATAGATTCGGGCATTGACTATAACCATCCGGATTTTAGAAATGAAGACGGCAGCAGCAGAATTTTATACATATGGGATCAAACTTTGGAAGGCCAGCCACCGGAGGGCTTTGCCAGGGGAGTTGAATTTACTAAAGAAGATATTGATGAAGCGCTGGCACTGCCTACATCTATGGAAAGAATAGCACGGGTACCCCATGTGGATCAGATTGGACATGGAACCCATGTGGCAGGCATTGCAGGGGGCAATGGCCGAGCCAGTGGAGGTACTTATGTAGGTGCAGCACCGGAAGCAGAATATATCATTGTAAAATTAGGAAGAACAGGCATAGAATCTTTTCCAAGAACAACGGAACTGATGCGGGCTCTTAAATATGTCATAGAAAAAGCGGAAGAACTGGAAAGGCCTATTGCAATTAATATAAGTTTTGGAACCAATGAGGGGCCTCATGACGGAAACTCCATCGTAGAAGCCTATATGGATGAAATGGCTAACCGCTGGAAAACCAATATAATTGTAGCAACAGGAAATGAAGGAGATACAGGCCATCATGTAGGTGGGACATTAAGAGAAGGAGAAGAAAAAACGATTCAGTTTACGGTGGATCAAGGAACTGGAGGATTATCCTTAACGCTATGGAAATCCTTTGTAGATACAATGGAATTTTCTTTGACGGCTCCTAATGGAGAAAGTACCGGAAGAATTTCAGCCAAAGAAGGTATTCAAAGAAGTACCTTGGGAAATACGGACATATTAGCATATTTTGGAGGGCCGTCACCTCTTAATGGAGACGAAGAAATATTTATTGCCCTAACGCCTAAAAATCAGTTTATAGATAGCGGCATTTGGCAGCTTAATTTATATGGAGTAGATATTGTTGAAGGAATTTATGATATTTGGCTGCCCATTACTGAAGAAATAGGGAGAGAAACGGCATTTGTGGAACCAACCTTAGAACATACACAAACAATTCCGTCAACCGCTGAGAGAATGATTACGGTGGGGGCTTATAATGGGACGACGAATCAGATTGCACCTTTTTCCGGAAGAGGTTATACGAGAAGAAACAGGTTTATTAAGCCGGATATAGTAGCACCGGGAGTGAATATTATGGCACCTGTTCCCGGAGGAGGGTATGACTCCTTAAGCGGCACCAGTATGGCAGCACCCCATGTCACCGGGGCAGCGGCACTGCTGATGGAATGGGGAATTGTCAAAGGCAATGATCCTTTTTTATATGGTGAAAGGTTAAAATCTTATCTCACAAGAGGTGCACAAAGAAATCGTCCGTTTTTAAATTATCCGGATTCCTCCTGGGGATACGGGACCTTATGTTTAGCCAATGCTTTCGAGGGATTAAACAGAGGCGATGTGGGCAATATGGAAAAGGAAGAGCCCAATCAAGAAATAGACTATTTAAGACAGGAAGAAAATGTTCCAGTGATGAACTCGGAGGCAATCAAGTCAGAAGAATATTTAGACTATATTGTTGAGTACAATGGGGACGTAGTAGAGGCAGCTTTAAGAAATGGGGCAGCTCATGTAACGATTATTAATGAAAATTATGCAATTATTCAAATTCCAAAGGGACGGGAAGCAGCTTTTTTTGAAGAAACAGAAGAAATTGTACAATATTCCATGCCTCTTCTTTTTGGACATTATGCCAGAGAAGCTTTAGAAACTTCAGATATATTGGTATTTCATAATTATCCTTACGGTGAATTAAGAGGAAACGGTGTATTAATCGGGATTATAGATTCAGGTATTGATTATACCCATCCTGCATTTTTATATGAAGACAATACAACCAGGATTTTAAGAATATGGGACCAAACCATAGACGGGAATCCACCCCAAGGTTTTCACTATGGAACGGAATTTACTGAAGAAGAAATCAACAGCGCTTTAAATAGTGAAAATCCAAGAGCAGTAGTACCCCATGTAGATGAAGTCGGCCATGGAACATTTTTAGCAGGAGTAGCAGCAGGATATGATAGATCAGGTGGAGATTATATAGGAGCTGCTCCTGATGCACAGCTTTTAGTTGTAAAGCTAAAACCCGCAAAACAGTATCTTAGGGATTATAATTTAATCGGAGACCCTGCTACTTCGGTTTATCAGAGTAATGATGTTGTTTTGGCGCTGAAATATGTGGTAGAAACGGCAAGAGAACTTGGAAAGCCGGTTGCAGTCGTTTTAGGAATAGGCAGCAATGAAGGGGCCCATGACGGTACGGCATTTACTGAAGAATATATGGAGGAATTAGGTGGAAGAAGGGGCGTTGTGATGCTTACCAGTGCAGGGAATGAGGGCAACACAGCCCATCATACCAGCGGCAATTTAGCCAATGGTCAATTAGAAGATATTGAAATTAAAGTGGGAGAAGGAGAAACAGGATTTACTCTAAATATATGGAATAATGCTCCGGATAGAATGTCGATTTCAATGACATCCCCAACGGGTGAATATATTGAAAGAATTCCATCCAGGTTTGGAGAACAGGAGAAAATTAATTTTACTTTGGAAAGAACAAAAGTATGGGTGGATTATATTTACCCTGAACCCAGAACGGGGGATCAATTAACCCGGATCAGATTTGAAGATCCTACTCCGGGAAATTGGATAATAACCCTCCATGGAGATTTTATTGTAGATGGAAGTTATCATGCATGGCTTCCCAGAGAAGGCTGGGTAGACAAGGAAACGTTTTTCTTAAGACCGGTTCCCCAAACTACTGTAACGGTTCCGGGGACTGGAGAAGGCACAATTACCGTTGGAGCATATAACCATGTGGATAATAGTCTATATAGTGCATCCGGCAGGGGACCTACCAGAGATGATGAAAGAAAGCCAGATTTAGTTGCTCCGGGTGTGAATGTAGAAGGACCTCTTCCCGGCGGAAGATATGGACAGATGACGGGAACAAGCGTTGCAGCAGCCCTTACAGCAGGGGCAGCGGCACTGATTTTAGAATGGGGAATTATAAAAGGAAATGATCCTACTTTAACCACAAGGAAAGTAAGAACCTATTTAATTCGAGGTGCAAAAAGAAGAACGCCAATAAGATATCCTGACAACTCATGGGGATATGGGGAACTGAATTTACTCAATGCCTTTCAATTTTTAAGAGACACAAAGTAG
- a CDS encoding lysophospholipase — MNMLHRHFTNSEGLRIFYRKEIPYNPKGIIIISHGYGEHSGHYLELANFLVQNGYGVYAIDHRSHGQSEGQRGHIESFFEFISDFHDLVSIVRGKHPKEPIFTFGHSMGGLITFVYGLMHLEYNIKGQIFSGPALGVPWGMYKVPLKLYELLGKTVPKVKIYRVIKGRASRNLQYLREFEADPFDLKYTTVSYLTEFLYRGISWAQQNAEHYELPCLFLHGKCDKVIPYYRTSEIYDKIKSEDKTLKLYEQCYHELVHEPEREVILSDILDWLEKRMN; from the coding sequence ATGAATATGCTGCATAGGCATTTTACCAATTCTGAAGGTCTTCGAATTTTTTATCGGAAAGAAATTCCTTATAATCCTAAGGGGATTATTATCATCAGTCACGGGTACGGAGAACACTCCGGACATTATTTAGAATTAGCCAACTTTTTAGTCCAAAACGGGTATGGAGTATATGCCATTGACCATAGAAGCCATGGACAATCAGAGGGGCAAAGAGGGCATATAGAATCTTTTTTTGAATTTATTTCGGATTTTCATGATCTTGTTTCCATTGTAAGAGGCAAACACCCTAAAGAGCCCATTTTTACCTTTGGACATAGTATGGGAGGACTCATTACCTTTGTTTATGGATTGATGCATTTAGAGTATAATATAAAAGGGCAAATTTTTTCAGGTCCTGCCTTGGGAGTACCCTGGGGAATGTATAAAGTACCTCTAAAACTTTATGAATTGCTTGGCAAGACGGTTCCAAAAGTAAAGATATATAGAGTGATAAAGGGTAGAGCTTCAAGAAATCTGCAGTATTTAAGGGAATTTGAAGCCGATCCCTTTGATCTAAAATATACAACGGTAAGCTATCTGACAGAATTTCTATACAGGGGGATCAGTTGGGCTCAACAAAATGCTGAGCATTATGAGTTGCCCTGTCTTTTTCTCCATGGAAAATGCGATAAAGTGATTCCTTATTATAGAACTTCAGAAATATATGATAAGATTAAGTCCGAGGATAAAACTTTAAAACTTTATGAGCAATGTTATCATGAATTAGTCCATGAGCCTGAAAGAGAGGTCATCCTGTCGGATATACTGGATTGGCTTGAAAAAAGAATGAATTAA
- a CDS encoding 3'-5' exonuclease, whose product MKKDNIDHLIVFDLETTGCNPVQDCIIEIGAIKIQDGEIVSRYHKMINPGIPIPYFITEITGITDEMVSGAPLISEALPGFLDFCDTDYILGHNISFDYRFIKSKCCNLGYSFDKKALDTLAIARKFLKHLPSRSLGPLCAYYGIDLKNAHRAIHDAEATYKLFQCLKKDFFDLDASVFTAQEITWNPPKQEMITPRQKKYLSDLIRMHRIVLNEEIETLTKSEASRMIDKILVQVRSGQK is encoded by the coding sequence ATGAAAAAGGATAATATAGATCATTTAATTGTTTTTGACTTAGAAACTACAGGCTGTAATCCGGTACAGGATTGTATTATTGAAATCGGTGCTATTAAAATTCAGGACGGAGAAATTGTTTCTAGGTACCATAAAATGATTAATCCCGGCATTCCTATTCCTTATTTTATTACAGAAATTACTGGAATTACGGATGAAATGGTGTCAGGAGCTCCTCTTATTTCAGAGGCACTTCCTGGATTTTTAGACTTTTGTGATACGGATTATATTTTGGGGCATAATATTTCTTTCGATTATCGTTTTATAAAATCAAAGTGTTGTAATCTAGGTTATTCTTTTGATAAAAAAGCCTTAGATACTCTTGCCATCGCAAGAAAGTTTTTAAAACATCTTCCCAGCAGAAGTTTAGGTCCTCTTTGTGCATACTATGGTATAGATTTAAAAAATGCCCATCGGGCCATTCATGATGCAGAAGCAACCTATAAGCTTTTTCAATGTTTAAAAAAGGATTTTTTTGATTTGGATGCCAGTGTTTTTACGGCTCAAGAAATTACATGGAATCCTCCCAAACAGGAAATGATTACTCCAAGACAAAAGAAATATCTATCAGATCTTATTAGAATGCATAGAATAGTTTTGAATGAGGAGATTGAAACTTTAACAAAGTCGGAAGCCAGCAGGATGATCGATAAGATACTTGTTCAAGTCAGGTCTGGACAGAAATAG
- a CDS encoding glycosyltransferase family 4 protein has product MPTINMLSSAEKVKGQGVASAYLEQVRLVKEGLRDYIIHINKMGFCDINHYHTVDLKYYLTIPLARKRGITVGYVHFLPETIENSLQLPWICRKVFYKYLIDFYNKMDFLVTVNPYFIDKLQEYGIIKDKIIYIPNFVSDKDFFAYDKEERNKIRRKKNLKENDFVVLGVGQIQTRKGVKDFVDIARQLPQIQFIWAGGFSFGRITDGYKTLSELVNNPPPNVKFLGIVDRKEMNDIYNMADILFLPSYNELFPMTVLEAMNCQLPLLLRDLPIYDKILFDLYLKGKDNEDFIQLIQKLRDDQNFYGFWKKRSCMGKEFYSKEHVLKMWKEFYEKVLTLNKSIQHP; this is encoded by the coding sequence ATGCCTACAATCAATATGCTCTCATCGGCTGAAAAAGTTAAAGGACAGGGAGTAGCATCGGCATATTTAGAACAGGTTCGCCTTGTAAAAGAAGGTTTAAGGGATTATATCATCCATATCAATAAAATGGGTTTTTGCGATATTAATCATTATCACACAGTGGATTTAAAATATTATTTAACAATTCCTCTGGCAAGAAAAAGGGGAATAACTGTTGGATACGTACATTTTTTACCTGAAACCATTGAAAATAGCTTGCAGCTTCCTTGGATTTGCAGGAAAGTTTTTTATAAATATTTAATCGATTTTTACAATAAGATGGACTTTTTAGTGACGGTCAATCCATATTTTATAGATAAATTACAGGAATATGGAATCATCAAAGATAAGATCATTTATATTCCTAACTTTGTCTCCGATAAAGACTTTTTTGCATATGACAAAGAAGAAAGAAATAAAATTCGAAGAAAGAAAAATTTAAAGGAAAATGATTTCGTGGTTTTAGGCGTTGGGCAGATTCAAACTAGAAAAGGAGTAAAAGATTTTGTTGACATTGCACGGCAGCTGCCGCAGATCCAGTTTATATGGGCGGGAGGCTTTTCTTTTGGGCGAATCACCGACGGTTACAAAACATTAAGTGAGCTTGTCAACAATCCTCCCCCAAATGTAAAGTTCTTAGGTATTGTAGACAGGAAAGAAATGAATGATATATACAATATGGCAGACATATTGTTTTTGCCTTCGTACAACGAGCTTTTTCCCATGACTGTCTTAGAGGCAATGAATTGCCAACTCCCGCTTCTTCTGAGGGATCTACCTATTTATGACAAGATATTATTTGATTTGTATTTAAAGGGAAAAGATAATGAAGATTTCATCCAACTCATCCAAAAACTTAGAGATGATCAAAATTTCTATGGTTTTTGGAAGAAGCGGTCTTGTATGGGAAAAGAATTTTATTCAAAAGAACATGTATTAAAAATGTGGAAGGAATTCTATGAAAAAGTTCTGACTCTTAATAAATCAATACAACATCCATAG